From a region of the Zingiber officinale cultivar Zhangliang chromosome 10B, Zo_v1.1, whole genome shotgun sequence genome:
- the LOC122030434 gene encoding lysine-rich arabinogalactan protein 19-like — protein MAAARTPPPPPVIGKAGSFTIFITPPSTTPAAGSPRSDIRRPAQGSTAGTPASEAPYPAKAPPSPPPPVQVPPQQFEKPAAKSAGSVLGFFWDAVAKVQNAHSSLDEHLANWFGLDQSRYQWALNDYFESSGKKESEKVTKPKEVDKGQAI, from the exons ATGGCTGCTGCTCGTACGCCGCCGCCTCCTCCAGTGATCGGGAAGGCTGGAAGCTTCACCATCTTCATCACTCCCCCATCGACCACACCTGCCGCCGGGAGCCCGAGATCGGACATCCGGAGGCCAGCGCAGGGATCTACTGCCGGAACCCCTGCCTCGGAAGCTCCTTATCCGGCTAAGGCACCTCCTTCTCCTCCCCCGCCGGTGCAGGTCCCACCTCAGCAGTTTGAGAAGCCGGCTGCCAAGTCTGCCGGATCTGTGTTAGGGTTCTTCTGGGACGCGGTCGCCAAAGTCCAAAATG CGCATTCGAGCTTGGATGAACACTTGGCGAATTGGTTCGGCTTGGACCAATCCAGGTACCAGTGGGCGTTGAATGATTACTTTGAAAGTAGCGGAAAG AAGGAAAGTGAAAAGGTCACAAAGCCAAAAGAAGTTGATAAAGGACAAGCTATCTGA